CATGGCGGCCATCAGTAGTTTTCCCGTCCCTTTATTGCGGTGGCCACTGGCCACGAACATTTCCTGTATTTCCGCCACTTTTCCCCCATGGTGCAACAGGTACTGGATATGGCAGCTTCCATAGCCCACCACGTTGCTGCCTTCCACCGCCACCAGGTAAATATGGTCTGGATGGGAAATGTTTTTAAGGTAAATCCCCTCCAGGGCCACTTTGTCAAAATACCTGTCCTGCAGTTCACAAATAAATTGGTGGACGGCATTAAAATCACCCCCAGAAGCCCTCCGGACAGCGATGGCCATAGGTTATTTTTTATACTTGTCGAACCAGGCCAATATGTAATCAATTTTTGCGATCAACTGGCTGGGCCTGTTGGCAATGTAGTGGTAGGAGCCCGGCATCTCCACCAGTGCGGTCTCAATCTTTCTGATCTTAAGGGCATGGTACAATTGCTTGGCTTCCGAAATAGGGGTCCGCATATCCTCGGAACCAACCATCACCAACGTAGGGCATTGGATGTTTCCTACCAACGAAACGGGTGAAAATTTCATGTACGTATCCATGTTTTCCCATGGCTGTCCGGGAAACCGGGAGTTGGCATAACCATAGTAGTTGTCGGCTGTTAGGGTTTTGCTAATCCAGTTCATCACTGGCTTTACTACTGCAGCAGCACGAAAACGGTTGTTCTTGCCAATGATCCACGCGCTCATGATGCCACCCGCACTGCCACCGGTTACAAATAAATTTTGTTCATCAATGAAACCTTTATTGATGACCGCATCCACACCATCCATTACATCATCATAGTCGTTGCCTGGGTAGTTGTGGTACAATTCGTTCCCAAATTTCTCACCATAGCTGGTGCTTCCACGTGGGTTAGGGTAAAACACCACGTATCCCCCGGCTGCCAGCAATTGCATTTCCGGGGAGAAGCGGTCGCCATAATTGGCTACGGGGCCACCGTGGTTTTCCACGATCAAAGGATATTTTTTACCAGGGTCAAAGTTGGGTGGTTTTACAATCCACCCCTGGATGTCATAGTTGCCAACGGAAGCCTTGTACCATATCTCCTCTACTTTCCCCAGTTGCCTGTAGTCGAGCAGGTCGCTGTTGAGGGAGGTGATCAGGTTTGCTTTGTTGTTCCCTTTGTCCAGGATGGCCAATTCACTGGGATGCTCGGGCGTGGTGTGCGTGAATGCCATCCGGCCAGTGTTGGACATGGAAAACGAACCCCCGCCATAAGGCCGGGCCGGGTCGTCACCTCCCAGGTTGCTGGCAACAAGGGTGGTTTTTCCCGCCAATGTCACATAACCTATTTTGGTGTTGCCTTTGTCGTCATATTGAAAATACAACCCTTTACCATCGGTGCCCCATACCGGGTTGTTGATGTCGCGGTCCAGTTGGGTATCGATTTCTTTTTTCCCCGAACCGTCCAGGTTCATGGTGTACAGCCGGGTGACCTGGTACGTTTGCGTACGATCGTCAAAACCCAGGTAAGCAATGGTCTTTCCGTCCGGGGATACAGCGGGGCTATGGTCTGGGCCTTTGCGTGAGGTAAGGGCGGTGGTTTTTCCGTCTGCCAGCGAAACGGCATAAAGTTCCGAATTGTCAAAATCATATTCCCAACCCTCGTTCCTGTTGCCGGAAAAGATCAATTGCTTGCCATCTTTGGACCATACCGGTGCAGAGCGGTGCTGGTAATCCCCGTGGGTTACCTGCCTTGGCGTGCCACCCTCCGCAGGAACAACGAACAGGTGGGCATAGCCCGGCTCTATGTAGCCCGACCCGTCCGCTTCGTGCTTAAACCGGGTGGTGACCCGTGGCGCATCCGCCCACTTGGCACCATCGGGCTTGGCCGGGGGCTTTACCAACGACAATTCATTGCCGGGCACAAGCATGGAAAAGGCAATTTGCTTTCCATCGGGGGACCACACCAACCCCCGTGGGGACCGGTTGAGTTGGGTCAGGCGGGCGGTATGCCCGCTCTTCACCCAGTAAACAAATATTTCCGCCCCTTCGCCACGGCTGCTTATAAAGGCTATCCGTGTGCCATCAGGCGACCACACAGGGCTGCTTTCGCCTACATCGCTTGTGGTAAGTTTTTCGTTCCCGGTCCCATCAGTGTTGACGATCCATAGTTTCCCCTCCCTTCTGTCCGTCATGATGTTCATGCCGCGCCTTACGTACACCACCTGGCTTCCATCAGGCGATATTTGAGGGTCGGCCACCCATTCGAGTTCAAATACATCCATTCTGCCGAAAGGCGTTTTGGTTTGGGCAATGGCGTTGGTGCCGGTGAGCACCAATAGCATTATGAGGGCAAAGGAATTCCATTTCATGGGCCTTGGTATTTTTTGGTACGATAAATTTTTTTTGGAAAAACTAAAGTAACCGTTCGTTGCCAAACTTGAAAGAAGAAAGGGCCAAATGGTTTTATGCCCCCGCGGGTGGCGGGCATTTTTTATGGCGGCTAGGTTTTGGGCCATCGAGGAAGTTAAATCCCCATGCCACTGGCAAAGTTTGGCAACATGCGTATTTTTGCCCTATGACGCGCCAGCAGCTTTTTGAACAAATCATAAGGAAACAATCTTATTTATGTGTGGGGCTCGATACCGATATCGACCGGGTCCCCAGGCACCTTTTGAAAAAAGACGATCCTGTTTTTGAATTCAACAAGCAAATCATTGATGCCACAAAGGAATTTGCCATCGCTTACAAGCCCAACATTGCTTTTTATGAGGCCAATGGCGCCAAAGGATGGGAGAGCCTTCAGAAAACGGTGGCCTATTTTCCCTCCGGGGTATTTTCCATTGCCGATGCCAAGCGCGGTGACATAGGGAATACCTCCTCCCTTTACGCAAAGGCTTTTTTCGAAAAGATGGAGTTTGATGCCATTACAGTGGCGCCTTACATGGGCCACGATTCAGTCACTCCTTTTTTAAGGGAAGGAAAGTGGGTCATTTTGCTCGTGCACACCTCCAATCCCGGCAGTTCTGACTTCCAGCTCATCGCATCAAAAGGTTCAGGAAAAATGCTTTTTGAAGAAGTAATGGGAAAATCCAAACAATGGGCCACTGCCGACTCCATGATGTACGTGGTGGGCGCCACCCGGGCAGACAAGCTTTCGGAAATACGCAGGCTTGCCCCTGGTCATTTTTTTCTGGTACCGGGCATCGGGGCCCAGGGCGGAAGCCTGGAGGAGGTAAGCAAACATGGGATGAACGCCCAATGTGGCTTGCTGGTGAATTCCTCCAGGGCCATTATTTATGCATCCGACAAGGAGGATTTTGCCGAAGCGGCACGTGCGGAAGCGAAAAAACTGCAGGAAGAAATGAAAATGCTGCTGGATGCCTATCTTTAGGGCAAATGGCCGGCCATGCAGGAATCCTTCCTCCATTATATTTGGCAGTTTCAATACTTTGATAAAAGAGGGCTTGCCATTTCCTCGGGCGAAAAATTGGAAGTCTTTTTTCCGGGCACCCTCAATGACAATGCAGGGCCGGATTTTTCCAACGCAAAAATCAAGCTGGCCAATATGCATTGGGCCGGCAGTGTTGAAATCCATGTGAAATCTTCGGGCTGGTATGAGCATCGCCATGATGCCGATGCGGCATACGAAAATGTGGTGCTCCATGTAGTGTGGAACGAAGACCGGGAGGTGCGGAGGAATGATGGGACGCCCATGCCTACCCTGGTACTGAAAGACCGGGTGGACGAACCATTGATAGCCCGCTATAGAAGGCTGGTCCAAAGCCCATCGGCCATCCCCTGCGAAAAAATATTTCCACAAGTAAGTGATTTGGTCAAACACGGCATGTTGGACAAGGCATTGATGCAGCGGTTGGAGGGAAAGGCGGCCCAGGTGGCAGGGATGTTTAAGGCTTTGAACAATGACTGGGAAGAAACCGCCTATCAATTAATGGCCAGGAACTTCGGCTTTAAGATAAACACCGACCCCTTTTCGCAGTTGGCCAATGTTGTGCGGAGGAAAATGTTGCTTAAGCATAGCGATAGCCTGCTGCAAATTGAAGCCTTGCTGTTCGGGCAGGCCGGCTTTTTGGAATATGGGATCAAGGATGGGTATTTCAAGGAATTGCAGCGCGAGCACAAAGCCCTATCGGTCAAGTATGGGATTGGGGACAAAGGGCTCATAAAAGGAAATTGGAAATTCCTGCGGCTTAGGCCCGCCAATTTCCCCACCATCAGGATAGCCCAGTTCGCTGCGTTGTTTTTTAAGCATAAAAATTTTTTTTCAAAACTCGTGGAAGTGGACGATGTGGCCGCCTTGTTTGAAACCACCACCTCCGGCTACTGGCACACCCACTACCGGTTTGGCCACAAGGCGCCCTCGGCCGTCCCCAACCTGGGAAGGAACAGCATCAACAACCTGGTCATCAATACGGTGGCACCGCTTTTGGTGGCCTATGGAAAGGCACAGGACGACCAGGCGATGGTGGACAAGGCAGTCGGGCTGCTACAGGGGACCCCGGCCGAAAAAAACAAAATAACAAGGGCATGGAAAAACTTAGGGCTAACGGTCAAGGATGCGTTTGACTCACAGGCGCTGATAGAGCTCAACAACAATTATTGCCTGAAAAGAAAATGCCTGGCCTGCAATATTGGTATTGACATCCTCAAACCAAACAATAAATGACCCTTTTTGTTACGGTTTTGTTTTGGGGCTTGCTTGTTTATTTTTTCGCAAAATCGGTCCTTCGCCAGGACCGGGAGTGGCGGCTTGTTTTTTTGGCCGGTATGCTCTTAAAAATCCTTGCTGGCATAGGTGTGGGCCTGGTATACACCTACTATTATACATCCGGTGATACTTTTGGGTTTTTTGAGGATGCCCAGGTGCTGGATGCCGCAATCCAGAAAAACCCTTGGGGCTATTTTGATTTCCTTTTGAATGGGGACCGGTTTTCAGAATGGGCCGCGGGGCTGGCCAACCTTCAGCCCCGGTCGCTTTTTTTGGTGAAAAACCTAAGCCTGGTTGCGAGGGTTTCTTTTGGCAACTACTGGCTTTCGTCCATATTTTTTTCCCTTGTTTCTTTT
The nucleotide sequence above comes from Flammeovirgaceae bacterium. Encoded proteins:
- a CDS encoding DUF2851 family protein codes for the protein MQESFLHYIWQFQYFDKRGLAISSGEKLEVFFPGTLNDNAGPDFSNAKIKLANMHWAGSVEIHVKSSGWYEHRHDADAAYENVVLHVVWNEDREVRRNDGTPMPTLVLKDRVDEPLIARYRRLVQSPSAIPCEKIFPQVSDLVKHGMLDKALMQRLEGKAAQVAGMFKALNNDWEETAYQLMARNFGFKINTDPFSQLANVVRRKMLLKHSDSLLQIEALLFGQAGFLEYGIKDGYFKELQREHKALSVKYGIGDKGLIKGNWKFLRLRPANFPTIRIAQFAALFFKHKNFFSKLVEVDDVAALFETTTSGYWHTHYRFGHKAPSAVPNLGRNSINNLVINTVAPLLVAYGKAQDDQAMVDKAVGLLQGTPAEKNKITRAWKNLGLTVKDAFDSQALIELNNNYCLKRKCLACNIGIDILKPNNK
- a CDS encoding S9 family peptidase, whose protein sequence is MKWNSFALIMLLVLTGTNAIAQTKTPFGRMDVFELEWVADPQISPDGSQVVYVRRGMNIMTDRREGKLWIVNTDGTGNEKLTTSDVGESSPVWSPDGTRIAFISSRGEGAEIFVYWVKSGHTARLTQLNRSPRGLVWSPDGKQIAFSMLVPGNELSLVKPPAKPDGAKWADAPRVTTRFKHEADGSGYIEPGYAHLFVVPAEGGTPRQVTHGDYQHRSAPVWSKDGKQLIFSGNRNEGWEYDFDNSELYAVSLADGKTTALTSRKGPDHSPAVSPDGKTIAYLGFDDRTQTYQVTRLYTMNLDGSGKKEIDTQLDRDINNPVWGTDGKGLYFQYDDKGNTKIGYVTLAGKTTLVASNLGGDDPARPYGGGSFSMSNTGRMAFTHTTPEHPSELAILDKGNNKANLITSLNSDLLDYRQLGKVEEIWYKASVGNYDIQGWIVKPPNFDPGKKYPLIVENHGGPVANYGDRFSPEMQLLAAGGYVVFYPNPRGSTSYGEKFGNELYHNYPGNDYDDVMDGVDAVINKGFIDEQNLFVTGGSAGGIMSAWIIGKNNRFRAAAVVKPVMNWISKTLTADNYYGYANSRFPGQPWENMDTYMKFSPVSLVGNIQCPTLVMVGSEDMRTPISEAKQLYHALKIRKIETALVEMPGSYHYIANRPSQLIAKIDYILAWFDKYKK
- a CDS encoding GNAT family N-acetyltransferase codes for the protein MAIAVRRASGGDFNAVHQFICELQDRYFDKVALEGIYLKNISHPDHIYLVAVEGSNVVGYGSCHIQYLLHHGGKVAEIQEMFVASGHRNKGTGKLLMAAMKEAAKAKGALQLEVTTRAVREAAIRFYMGEGFEDSHKKLVHYFQNF
- the pyrF gene encoding orotidine-5'-phosphate decarboxylase produces the protein MTRQQLFEQIIRKQSYLCVGLDTDIDRVPRHLLKKDDPVFEFNKQIIDATKEFAIAYKPNIAFYEANGAKGWESLQKTVAYFPSGVFSIADAKRGDIGNTSSLYAKAFFEKMEFDAITVAPYMGHDSVTPFLREGKWVILLVHTSNPGSSDFQLIASKGSGKMLFEEVMGKSKQWATADSMMYVVGATRADKLSEIRRLAPGHFFLVPGIGAQGGSLEEVSKHGMNAQCGLLVNSSRAIIYASDKEDFAEAARAEAKKLQEEMKMLLDAYL